The genomic stretch CCGGTCTGACCCTGGTGGCGCAGGACTGGGGCGGGCTGATCGGGCTGCGCCTGGTGGCGGAGAACCCCGACCGGTTCGCCCGGGTCGTCGTCGCCAACACCGGCCTGCCCACCGGCGACCACCCGATGAGCGAGGCGTTCCTGGCCTGGCAGCGGGCCGCGGCCGGCATGACGGACATGCAGGTGGGCCGGATCGTCGCGCGCGGCACGGCGACCGAGCTGGCGCCCGAGGTGGTCGCGGCCTACGACGCCCCGTTCCCCGACAGCCGGTACCAGGCCGGCGCCCGGGTGTTCCCCTCGCTGGTGCCCACCGGCCCCGACGACCCGGCGGCCGAGGCGAACCGGGCCGCCTGGGCGGTGCTGCGCACCTGGGAGAAGCCCTTCCTCACCGCCTTCTCCGACTCGGACCCGATCACCGGCGGGGGCGACGCGGTCTTCCAGAGGCTGGTGCCCGGGGCGCAGGGCATGCCGCACACGACGCTGACCGGCGGCGGGCACTTCCTCCAGGAGGACGTCGGCCCGCAGCTCGCCCAGGTGGTCGCTGACCTGATCGCCGCCACACCCCGATAGCGACGTGGCGGCGCCAGCCTCACTCGGCGACCGGGGCCCGGCCGTCGCCGACGCCCGCTGACGAGCGGACGGACCGCTCGGCGGCCGCGATGAACGCGTGGACGACCGGCCGGTCGTCGTCCGCGCGACGGCCGATCGCGAGACGGCTCGGTTCGGCGTCGACGACGGGGACGGTGGCGATGCCCCGGAGCTCGCCGGCGATGAGGGAACGAGGCAGGACCGTGACCGCTCGACCCAACCGGACCAGTGAGATCAGCTCCCCGAGGTCGGCGACCTCGGGTCCGGTGCCGTCGGGGTCCCGGCCGCTCCAGCGGGCCATGGGCAGCCCGTGCAGATCAGCCTCGGTGAGGTGTTCGCGGCCGGCCAGGGCATCACCCTCCGACACCACGGCCAGGCGGTCCT from Modestobacter roseus encodes the following:
- a CDS encoding haloalkane dehalogenase, which encodes MDVLRTPEDRFADLPGFPWQPRYVEVDDGDGGRLRVAVLVEGPDDGEPVLLMHGEPSWSFLYRRVVPVLTAAGLRVVVPDLVGFGRSDKPTEPTDHSYARHVEWMRQALLDELGLTGLTLVAQDWGGLIGLRLVAENPDRFARVVVANTGLPTGDHPMSEAFLAWQRAAAGMTDMQVGRIVARGTATELAPEVVAAYDAPFPDSRYQAGARVFPSLVPTGPDDPAAEANRAAWAVLRTWEKPFLTAFSDSDPITGGGDAVFQRLVPGAQGMPHTTLTGGGHFLQEDVGPQLAQVVADLIAATPR